The Candidatus Palauibacter australiensis genome contains the following window.
GACGTGACCGGCGGCGCGGTGATCGTGCGCGAGCCGGGCAACACGCTCGCGGCGTTGCGGAAGATCCAGAAGGACGGCGGCCTCGTACCCTCGCCCTTCGACGCCTGGCTCACGAGGCGCGGCCTCGAATCCCTCGCCGCGCGCATGGCCATGCACTGCGCCAACGCCCTGGAGCTCGCCCGCTTCCTCGACGCCCACCCGCGCGTCGAGCGGGTCCACTATCCGGGCCTTGAGGACGATCCCGGGCACGCGCTCGCCGCCCGCCAGATGTCCGGCTTCGGCGGCATGCTGTCCTTCGACGTGGTGGGCGGCCGGGAAGAGGCGTTCGCGGTCGCGGCCCACGTGAAGATCATCGCCCGGGCCACGAGTCTCGGGGGGACCCACTCCCTCATCGAGCACCGGGCGTCCATCGAAGGTGCGACGACCCGGGCTCCGGAGAACCTGCTCCGCATGTCCGTCGGCCTCGAACACCCCGACGACCTGAAGGAGGATCTCGACCGGGCCCTCGCCGCCACCTGAGTTCCCCGCCACCGGAGCTCCCCGCCACCGCCTGAACTCCCCCGCCCTCGGGCTGGGCGGCAGAGCCCCAAAGGCGCCCAAGACGTTCCCGCGGGAACGTCTCAGCTCTCCAGCGCCCGAATCCAGTCGGTGAAGACGCGTTCGCCGGCAGGGCGCATGCCCGCGTGGCGGGCCGATTCGAGGAGTGCTTCGACGAAGGTCTGTCCGTACCCCCGGCTGCAGGTGAGGAGGACGGCGTCGTCCCGCCAAGTCACGATCTGGCAGGGGACGTGGAGGACGGGCCCCTGGGTCAGGAAGGGTCGGGCGCGCGCCGGGTCGAAGAGGTCGAGATCGGAGACGCTCTCAAGCACTTCCGGCACGGAGTTGCCCAACAGTGCGAGCCAGCAGTGGGAGTCGGTGGTGTCCGTGTAGTGCGGGCCGTCCGGCATGGCGGGCGCCGTGCCGGGGCCGACGTGCCAGATCGAGGCCTGGGTGCCGTTCATCCGGTTGATCATCAGCCCGTCGCGGACCGCGACTTCTCCCGGCATGCGCGGCACGTCGAGGCCGCACGGCCGCACGGTCCGGATGTCGCGGTGCTGGACGTCCCAGCGCGCGCGGTGGCTGAGGTCGACGAGGCAGGCCTGGCGCAGGGCGTCGGTGGGGGCGCGGCCGGATTCGTAGTCGAGCACCACGTCCCAGCCGGCCCGGCGCTCGGTGCGGGCGGGCGCGGCGTCGAAGCGGACCGGAGACCGGCGATGGGCCGCGGGCGCCGGCTGCGATGAGGCCTCGCCCGACCCGGGCGGGCGCCCTTCGGGGGCGATCCGCAGGCGCGTGCCTTTCGGATCGTAGAAGTGGGGAGGCACCACGGTCGCGGTCGAACGCACGGTCCGCCCGTCCGGCGACTCGTACAGGTCGAGCGAACGGCCCCGCTCCGCCAGCCGGTCCTCGACGAGGGCGAGCCCGTACTGCCAGCCCAGCGTCTCGCTGTGCCGCGTCGTGCAGACGAAGCCGGCGATCCGGTCCCCGTCCACGACGAGCGCCCCGTCCCCGGGCCGGTGGGCGACGTTGCGAACGGCCCCGGCGCCCGCCTCACCGTCCGCCGCATCGGACTCCGCCGCGTCGCCGAGCCGGAGTCCGACGAGCTTCAGCCGCCCGGACTGCGCCTCGCAGTGGCGCAGCGCAGCGGCGCCCACCTTGCCGGAGGCCGTGTCCTCGCGGTCCCAGAGCCAGCCCATGCCGATGTCGAGGAGGGTGACGCGCTGCTCGGACTCCGTCCCGATGATCACGTGTCCCTTCTCGGCCCGCAGGCAGTTCTGCGCTTCGAGCCCGAACGGGCGGATGCCGTACTCCGCCCCGGCCTCCCACAACAGGTCCCACACGTACCGGGCGTAACTCGCGCGCACGTGCAGTTCATAGGACAGCTCGCCCACGAACCCGAGCCGCAGGCACCGCGCCGCCACGCCGTCCCCCACCTCGATCTCCCGGCAGCCGAGGTACGGGAATGTTTCGTCGGACAGATCCGCGCCCGTGATCTTCCCCAGCACCCGCCGCGCGTTCGGCCCGGCCACGTTGATGGAGGCGAGGGCGTCGGTGAGGTTCACGAGGTTGTAGTCCCACCCGTCGTACCGCGTGTGGAAGCGGAGCCACTCGACCGTGGCGCCCGCCCGGTTCGAACTCGTCGTGAAGTAGAACTCATCCTCACCCGTCCGCACGACGACGCCGTCGTCGATGATGTTGCCGGTGTCGTTGCACATCGCCGAATACGTGCAGCGGCCGGTCCGGGCCCGCGTCATGTCGGAGACGTAGACCCGCTGGAGGGCGCGCACGGCGTCGGGCCCCCAGATCCGGAACTTCCCCAGCGGCGAACTGTCGAGGAGGCCCACGTTCTCACGCACGTTGCGGATCTCCTCCAGGCACTCCCGATCCTCGCTGAAGTAGCGCGCCCTGAGCCACGGCCCCGCGCGGCGGAAGACGGCGCCCCGCGCGGCCTGGTCGTCGTGGAGCGGAGTCCGCTTGTGGACGTCGTGGTTCGGGCCCGCGAGCGTCGCGAGGGAAGGGGGGATGACGGGCGGGCGCACCGTGGTGGCGGCGAAGCTGCCGACCGGCCGCCCGGCGATCTCGGCCATCGCCATGGCGAGGTTCTGGCCCGGCACCCGGTACTGTCCCGGCCCGAGGCCGAAGTTGCCGTAGCGCTTCGCGAGTTCGGGCACGTCGAGGCCGTAGGCGGCGCACTGGGCCGCGTTCTTCCACGTGCCATCCTCGTCGAAGTCGAGGAACGCCTTGCGGCCGGGGGCGAGACGCCGTCCGGCCGCCGGCCCGCGGACGATCGAAGAGCCCCGGGCGGGTCCCGGCAGGTCGGCCAGCCGCGCGCGCTCCCGGGTCAGCGCCCCCGCGACGCTCGCGCCGCATGCCGCGGCGGCCTCGAGCCCCGCGATCCGCCCGGAACGGGTGAGCGCCTCGAGATCCGTGAGCCGCAGGACGCCGCCCGCGGCGAACACGTCGGGCGGGAGGCGATCGAGCTCGAAGGTCCGGGTGCGCTCGCCGTGGCGGAACCGCGCGCCGGCGCACGAGAGGACCCCGATGTCCGGCTGCCGCCCCGCGCTCGCCACCAGCACGTCGCACGCCACGCGCAGCGGGGTATTCGCCGCGCCGCCCGCAGAGCCGCTCGCCCCTCGGGCCGCCAGTTCGACGCCGCGCACCCGGCCCCGCCCACGCGCGCGACTCGCGGCCCAGCCCGGCCGAAGGTCGATCCCCGCCGCCGACAGGGCGTCCACCAGCTCCGGGTCGTGCCCTTCGTGCCGGGCATCGGCGACGACGCGCACATCCACGCCGAGCGCGGCCAGGTCCACCGCAGCTTCGAGCCCGAGGTCGTCGCCCACGCTGAACGCGGCGGCCGCGCCCGGCCGGACGCCGTACGTCCGCGCGAGCCGGATCGCCGTGTCGACCTGCATCACGCCCGGACGATCGTTGTGTTCGAACACGAGCGGCCGCTCGATCGAGCCCGTCGCGACCACGATCGCCCGCGCCCGGCACTCCCAGTGCGATTCCTGCGGTCCCCGGTCGAACGGCGCCGCTGCCGAGCCACCCCCTGTGGCGCCACCGGCCGCGCGCTCCGTCCCGCCGCACTGGAAGCCGGTGAGGAGATTCTCGCCCCAGATCCCCGTGACCGGAGCGTGCCGGAACAGGCGAATCGAGTCCATCTCTTCGACCTGCTCGACGAGATCCGACACGTCATCGGCCAGCGAACGGCCGTTCCGCACGCGCCAGTCGAGATGCCCGCCCAGCCACGGCCGGCGCTCGAACAGGCACACCCGCAGGCCCCGCCGCCCCGCCTCGAGCGCCGCTGCCAGCCCTGCCGGGCCACCGCCGACCACCGCCACGTCCGCGTGCAGGTAGCGCTCGGCTCGCTCCCCCCCGCCCGCGCGCTCCCCCCCGCCCGCGCGCTCCGGCGCGTCGAGCCGCAGCACGCCCAGCCCGGCCAGCGCCCGCATCCGTTCCTGGAAGAACCGGGCGGCCCACGCGGGCCGGTGAAAGATCCGGTAGTAGAAGCCCGCCGGCATGAACCGGTCCAGCCGGTCCAGGAAGCCGTACACGTCGAACCGCGGATCGCCGCGCACGTTCTGCGCGCCGACCTCCATCCCTTCGTGCAGCGGCGTGGTCCCCGCGGACTGGTTCGGCACGCCGTCGATCGACACGAGCTGGCTCGACCCCTCCCCCTCCAGGTCCTGCAGCCCCCTGGGCCGGTGATATTCGAAGCTCCGGCCGAAGGTGCGGACCCCCGCTCCCCAGAGCGCCGATGCGACCGTATCCCCCTCGAACCCCTCCAGCGCGCGCCCGCACCAGCGGAATCCGAGCCGCCGCGAGCGGTCGACGCGCTCCGTCGGCGACGGCGGCAGCCGGCTCACGAAGACCCTCCCCCGCTCCCCTCGCTTCCGCCCGCCTCGACGCCGCCGGGCGGCGTCTCCCGGTTCGTGGCCGGGTCGCGCCACGTCGAGAACCACACGCCGCAGCCCGCCCCGTGGTGCCACCACTCCTCCCGCGGCTGCAGGCGGTTCATGCGGAACTGCGCCCAGCGAAAATGCGCCTCGGCCCCGGTCGCGAGGCCCGCTCCGGCTGCGGGATCCGATCCCGCCCCCGACCCCGCCTCCTGCGGCCTCGGCCCCCGCTCCGGCCCACCGTACGTGAACTCGTAGATGTCGCGCTTCCCGCACACCGGGCACGTCAACCGGAACGTCACGGCACCGTCAGTCCCACTGTCCGTACTTCATTGTGGCCGCCGTCTCCCCCATGTATCGGTTCTGAAGGAAGCGGCGGAGGGCGAACGGCTTCAGGATCTCCGGCGCCTCCTCCCGCGCCATGAACTCCGCCATGTACTTGCCCGCCACCGGCCCGGACTTGAAGCCGAAGTATCCCCAGCCCACGTCCAGGTAGAGCCCCTCATGGGTGAAGTTGCCGTCGAGGATCGGCGCCATGTCCGGCGTCATGTCGGCCAGCCCCGCCCACACGCGCAGGAAGCGCACGCCCTTCAGGCACGGCATGAAGTCCGTCAGCGCCTCCGCCTGGTGCTTGAAGTAGCCCGCCGTGACATCCGTCGTGTAGTTCACCTGCGGGTCCATGTGTGCGCCCGTCGCGATCTCCCCCTTCAGCGTCTGGTTCGCGTAGACGTGGTACGCCCCGGAGCTCACGACGTGGTGCAGGAACGGCTTCAGCGGCTGCGTGACCATCGCCTGGATCGTGAGCGGGTTCACCGGCAGCTCGATGTCGAGCATGGCCGCAACCGCCGGTCCGTACCCGCCCGCCATGACCCCCAGCTTCCGGCATCCGATCGGCCCCGCGTTCGTTCGCACGCCCGTGATCCGCCCGCCCTCCATGTCGATCCCGCGCACCTCGACCCCCTGGTGGATCGAGGCCCCGTGCAGACTGGCGCCGCGGGCCAGTCCCCACACCACCGCGTCGTGGCGTACGACGCCCCCGGGCGGGTGATACATGCCGGCCTGGATCGGGTGCGCGGGCCGGTCCGACACGTCCAGCGCCGGGACCAGTTCCTTGCACTGCGGCGGATCGAGCAGTTCCGAGCGCACGCCGCAGAAGTTCGCCGTGTTGATGGAGAGCCGGAACGCGGCCACCGCCGCCTCGCTGTGCGCGAGGTTGAGGTTGCCGCAGTTGTGGAACATGAGGTTGAAGTCGAGTTCGTCCGTGAGGATGGGCCACAGTTTCAGCCCCTCGTCATAGAGCGGGACGTTCTCCGGCGTGCGCTGGTTCGCCCGGACGATCGCGGTATTCCGACCGGAGCCCCCGAACCCGATGTACTGGCTCTCGAGCACGGCGACGTCCCGGACCCCGTGGTCCCTCGCGAGATAGTAGGCCGTGGCGAGCCCGTGGATGCCGCCACCGATGATCACGACATCGTAGCGGCGGCGGAGCGGCCTCTCCTCCCACAGGCGGCCCGGCCGGAACACGCCTGCCCCGAGCGCGGACTTCAGCCTCCCCAGCCTCCCCAGCGCTCCAGGGCTCACGGCACGCGGGTCGACGAGTGAGGGGTCAGCCGATGACCGAGTAGGACGAATCCGGGTTCATCGTCCGCAGCCGGCTGAAGAACCCGAGGTCACAGTCCCGCCTCGTATACTTCATATGAAATCGGACCGGATCGGCGTCGTGGTCGCGCCCGCCCTCGACCTGCTCGATGAGTTCGGCCATGAGTTGCCCCGCGACCGGCGCGTTCTTGAACTGGTTCCCCGATGTGCCCACCGCCATGTAGAAGCCCGCCAGATCGGACTTGTCATAGATGGGAATCCAGTCGTCCGACACGTCATAGAGGTCGACGAGTCCCTGCCGCGCCTCCGGCACGGGGAGTCCCTTCACCCGCTGCGCCTCGCGCAGGACCTGCGTTCTCCACTGATAACTGAACGTATTGTCATAGTCGTCCGGGTCCTCGACCCACTCCAGATCGTCGCACGGAGGGTCCTCGGAACCGATCAGAATGTGATTCCCGACTTCCGGCCGCGAATAACACCCGATATCGCTGTCCGAGATCAGCATCCCGACGACATTATAGTCGACGCCCTCGGGCGCGGGCACATGGCACACCTCCTGCTTCAGCGCGCGCGTCTTGATGTTCATCCCGTCCTCGACCCCCGCCATGCGGTTGATGACGAAGGAATGAGGCCCGCCCACGTTGACCACGACAGGCGCCCGCACCTCGGACCCGTCCTTCAGTCGAACCCCCGCGACCCTCCCGCCTTCCCGGAGGATCTCCGTCACCTCGGTGTTGAAGCGGAACTCGCCCCCGTGCGCCTCGCACCCGAGTTGCACGTTGTGGCAGCAGAGTTGCGGGTCGTTGATGTAGCCGGACTCCGGGATGTAGAGGGCCCCCGCCACGTTCCCGCCCGAGGGCCGGCCGAACCCCGGCTCCTCTTCCGTCACGGGAGGGCCGAACTGTCGCGTGTCGAGACAGGAGAGCTTCTCCTTCATCCCCTCCGCGTCCAGATCCTCGTACGCGACGTGGAGTTCGTCGAGACTCTCCTTCACCCGCTGCAGGTAGTGGTTCTTCTCCGTCTTCGTGACGAGGCAGCCGGTGTTGACGTAGCGGGCCAGCCCGGAGGGATCCGGCACGCCGACGTACTTTCCCCAGTCGAGCCAGTAGAAGTAGGACTCGCGCGCCATGGCGACGCCGTCGGGCGTCGAATAGTGGAGACGGATGATGGCGCAGGTGTTCGAGGTCGACCCGTACCCGGCGGCGGGGAGCTTGTCCACGTTGAGCGTCCGGAACCCGCGCTTGGCCATTTCGAACCCGGTGCAGACGCCGATGACGCCCGCCCCGATGATGATCGCGTCGTACTCCCTGGACATGGCCCCTCTCACCCGTCTCAGCCGCTGAGGCGCTCGTACACCGCGTGCGAGACGCGTTCGTTGCCGTCCGCGTCCGTGCTCCGGTACTCGTTGTCGATCCGGTTCCCGTCCTCGGACAGGACGTTGATGATGACCTGCGTGACGCGGCCGTCCCGCCGGCTCGTGATCCGGTTCGTGTAGCGGTCGACGACTTCCACCGCCGTCTCGACCCCGTCCCGCCCCGTCACCGGCCGGAATTCTCCGTCGAACATCGTCTCATAACTCCACTTCGCTTCGCCGCCGCGGGCGTTCGTGGACTCGACGGTGATCTTCATCCCGCCGTCCCCCCATGGGTCATAGGTCATGACGTTGAGGGCCGGGGCCGGCGCGTCGGAGCGCAACTTCCACACGCCGTAGCGGGGGTTGGCGCGGTCGGCGGACCGCTCCGCCGGGGTCCCCGGGTTGAAGAGGAAGTAGTCGTAGATCGCGCGGGAGATCTGGGCGATCGTCGCCTCGCGCGCCGGGACCGAACGCTCCGAGTCCTTGACGAACACGACCGTGATGACGTGTCCGGCCCCGTCGGGAAGGTAGATGTAGCCGACGTCGTTCGTGGTCCCGCCGATGGTTCCCGTCTTGTGGCCGACCGGCGTGCCGGGGGGCAGCACGCCCTTGATGCGACCGGTGCCGGTCTGGACGCGCAGCATGACGTCCTTGAAGACCTCCGTGTTCTTTGAGCCCAGCGCCTCACCCGCCCAGGTCATGGCCAGGAGGTGCGCCATGGCACGGGGCGTCGACGTGTCGCGGGGGTCAGTGGCGAACGTCTCGCGCGCGGCCGCCCGGTCGGTGGCCGAGACATCGCCCGCGAGGTCACGGAACTCGGACAGCGAGATCCTGCCGTCTTCCGGAGTCTCGACGCCGGAATAGTCCCCGATCAGCGAAGAGGTCGGACGGTCCACGCTCAGGCCGTCGACGCGCAGTTCCGCCATGCGCGCGTTCACCGCGTCGGGTCCGCCGGCCGCCGTGAGGGTGAGGTCCGTCGCGCTGTTGTCGGAGATGAGGAGCATCAGTTCGAGCAGGTTCCGGAGGGAAAGCGCCACGCCGGGGTCGTCGAACAGGCTCGAGATCGTGCCGCTGCCGGGATGGATGTCCGTGGGTTCGAGTTCGACCATGTCCGCGAGCGAG
Protein-coding sequences here:
- a CDS encoding 2Fe-2S iron-sulfur cluster-binding protein gives rise to the protein MSRLPPSPTERVDRSRRLGFRWCGRALEGFEGDTVASALWGAGVRTFGRSFEYHRPRGLQDLEGEGSSQLVSIDGVPNQSAGTTPLHEGMEVGAQNVRGDPRFDVYGFLDRLDRFMPAGFYYRIFHRPAWAARFFQERMRALAGLGVLRLDAPERAGGGERAGGGERAERYLHADVAVVGGGPAGLAAALEAGRRGLRVCLFERRPWLGGHLDWRVRNGRSLADDVSDLVEQVEEMDSIRLFRHAPVTGIWGENLLTGFQCGGTERAAGGATGGGSAAAPFDRGPQESHWECRARAIVVATGSIERPLVFEHNDRPGVMQVDTAIRLARTYGVRPGAAAAFSVGDDLGLEAAVDLAALGVDVRVVADARHEGHDPELVDALSAAGIDLRPGWAASRARGRGRVRGVELAARGASGSAGGAANTPLRVACDVLVASAGRQPDIGVLSCAGARFRHGERTRTFELDRLPPDVFAAGGVLRLTDLEALTRSGRIAGLEAAAACGASVAGALTRERARLADLPGPARGSSIVRGPAAGRRLAPGRKAFLDFDEDGTWKNAAQCAAYGLDVPELAKRYGNFGLGPGQYRVPGQNLAMAMAEIAGRPVGSFAATTVRPPVIPPSLATLAGPNHDVHKRTPLHDDQAARGAVFRRAGPWLRARYFSEDRECLEEIRNVRENVGLLDSSPLGKFRIWGPDAVRALQRVYVSDMTRARTGRCTYSAMCNDTGNIIDDGVVVRTGEDEFYFTTSSNRAGATVEWLRFHTRYDGWDYNLVNLTDALASINVAGPNARRVLGKITGADLSDETFPYLGCREIEVGDGVAARCLRLGFVGELSYELHVRASYARYVWDLLWEAGAEYGIRPFGLEAQNCLRAEKGHVIIGTESEQRVTLLDIGMGWLWDREDTASGKVGAAALRHCEAQSGRLKLVGLRLGDAAESDAADGEAGAGAVRNVAHRPGDGALVVDGDRIAGFVCTTRHSETLGWQYGLALVEDRLAERGRSLDLYESPDGRTVRSTATVVPPHFYDPKGTRLRIAPEGRPPGSGEASSQPAPAAHRRSPVRFDAAPARTERRAGWDVVLDYESGRAPTDALRQACLVDLSHRARWDVQHRDIRTVRPCGLDVPRMPGEVAVRDGLMINRMNGTQASIWHVGPGTAPAMPDGPHYTDTTDSHCWLALLGNSVPEVLESVSDLDLFDPARARPFLTQGPVLHVPCQIVTWRDDAVLLTCSRGYGQTFVEALLESARHAGMRPAGERVFTDWIRALES
- a CDS encoding sarcosine oxidase subunit delta, whose amino-acid sequence is MTFRLTCPVCGKRDIYEFTYGGPERGPRPQEAGSGAGSDPAAGAGLATGAEAHFRWAQFRMNRLQPREEWWHHGAGCGVWFSTWRDPATNRETPPGGVEAGGSEGSGGGSS
- the bla gene encoding class A beta-lactamase — encoded protein: MRVWTCHDFTGWAARRRAATLTTATLTVATLAVGLWAAVPVAAQSVTPAGDPGLGRLLAEIERLAPSSGGTVGVGAVHIETGRAVWFNEDARFPMASTYKVPIAVQLLSRVDRGEISLADMVELEPTDIHPGSGTISSLFDDPGVALSLRNLLELMLLISDNSATDLTLTAAGGPDAVNARMAELRVDGLSVDRPTSSLIGDYSGVETPEDGRISLSEFRDLAGDVSATDRAAARETFATDPRDTSTPRAMAHLLAMTWAGEALGSKNTEVFKDVMLRVQTGTGRIKGVLPPGTPVGHKTGTIGGTTNDVGYIYLPDGAGHVITVVFVKDSERSVPAREATIAQISRAIYDYFLFNPGTPAERSADRANPRYGVWKLRSDAPAPALNVMTYDPWGDGGMKITVESTNARGGEAKWSYETMFDGEFRPVTGRDGVETAVEVVDRYTNRITSRRDGRVTQVIINVLSEDGNRIDNEYRSTDADGNERVSHAVYERLSG
- a CDS encoding FAD-dependent oxidoreductase, with product MSPGALGRLGRLKSALGAGVFRPGRLWEERPLRRRYDVVIIGGGIHGLATAYYLARDHGVRDVAVLESQYIGFGGSGRNTAIVRANQRTPENVPLYDEGLKLWPILTDELDFNLMFHNCGNLNLAHSEAAVAAFRLSINTANFCGVRSELLDPPQCKELVPALDVSDRPAHPIQAGMYHPPGGVVRHDAVVWGLARGASLHGASIHQGVEVRGIDMEGGRITGVRTNAGPIGCRKLGVMAGGYGPAVAAMLDIELPVNPLTIQAMVTQPLKPFLHHVVSSGAYHVYANQTLKGEIATGAHMDPQVNYTTDVTAGYFKHQAEALTDFMPCLKGVRFLRVWAGLADMTPDMAPILDGNFTHEGLYLDVGWGYFGFKSGPVAGKYMAEFMAREEAPEILKPFALRRFLQNRYMGETAATMKYGQWD
- a CDS encoding FAD-dependent oxidoreductase codes for the protein MSREYDAIIIGAGVIGVCTGFEMAKRGFRTLNVDKLPAAGYGSTSNTCAIIRLHYSTPDGVAMARESYFYWLDWGKYVGVPDPSGLARYVNTGCLVTKTEKNHYLQRVKESLDELHVAYEDLDAEGMKEKLSCLDTRQFGPPVTEEEPGFGRPSGGNVAGALYIPESGYINDPQLCCHNVQLGCEAHGGEFRFNTEVTEILREGGRVAGVRLKDGSEVRAPVVVNVGGPHSFVINRMAGVEDGMNIKTRALKQEVCHVPAPEGVDYNVVGMLISDSDIGCYSRPEVGNHILIGSEDPPCDDLEWVEDPDDYDNTFSYQWRTQVLREAQRVKGLPVPEARQGLVDLYDVSDDWIPIYDKSDLAGFYMAVGTSGNQFKNAPVAGQLMAELIEQVEGGRDHDADPVRFHMKYTRRDCDLGFFSRLRTMNPDSSYSVIG